A window of the Brachyhypopomus gauderio isolate BG-103 chromosome 14, BGAUD_0.2, whole genome shotgun sequence genome harbors these coding sequences:
- the chchd7 gene encoding coiled-coil-helix-coiled-coil-helix domain-containing protein 7, giving the protein MNANSSAGKLRNVDSNPCIEESDGSQRCLDAYNYDKTMCSAYFLKYKNCRKYWHSVMLQRRREGVKPDMPTAQEREEMLGALGGKPY; this is encoded by the exons ATGAATGCCAATTCTAGTGCTGGAAAGCTTCGTAATGTTGACAGCAACCCTTGCATTGAG GAAAGTGATGGTTCACAGAGGTGCCTGGATGCTTATAACTACGACAAGACCATGTGTTCTGCATACTTCTTGAAGTATAAAAACTGTAGGAAGTACTGG caTAGCGTGATGCTTCAGCGCAGACGTGAAGGAGTAAAACCGGACATGCCTACAGCccaagagagggaggagatgcTAGGTGCCCTGGGAGGGAAGCCCTACTGA
- the sdr16c5b gene encoding epidermal retinol dehydrogenase 2 → MNFFLETLMVFVFSVVYNLEAFFRMFIPARKKSVAGEIVLLTGAGSGIGRLIALEFARLGARLVLWDINEEGNKETARMIKESHGSRAHTYTCDCSKREEVYRVADQVKREVGDVTILVNNAGIVTGKKFLQCPDSLLQKTMEVNSIAHFWTYKAFLPAMIAGNHGHLVSIASSAGLTGVNGLADYCASKFAAVGFAESVALELHASGCDGVKTTIVCPFFINTGMFDGAYTKWPSLLPILEPEYACRKIIDAVRRDQVYLCIPRFIYVILALKSILPTKLGVLLGTYMGSFDFMAQFKGHQTKSD, encoded by the exons ATGAATTTCTTTTTAGAGACTTTGATGGTGTTCGTCTTCTCGGTGGTCTATAACCTGGAGGCGTTCTTTCGGATGTTTATACCTGCACGGAAGAAGAGTGTGGCCGGAGAAATCGTTCTGCTGACGGGAGCGGGCAGTGGGATCGGCCGCCTGATTGCGCTAGAATTTGCGCGTCTTGGCGCGCGGCTGGTTCTGTGGGACATCAACGAAGAAGGAAACAAGGAGACTGCACGTATGATCAAAGAAAGCCATGGAAGTCGAGCTCACACGTACACCTGTGACTGCAGTAAACGGGAGGAGGTGTACAGAGTAGCGGATCAG GTCAAACGAGAGGTTGGTGACGTCACTATCCTGGTAAACAATGCCGGCATTGTCACAGGGAAAAAGTTCCTGCAGTGCCCTGACTCCCTCTTACAGAAGACAATGGAGGTCAACAGTATAGCCCACTTCTGG ACATACAAGGCGTTTCTCCCAGCAATGATTGCTGGAAACCATGGACATCTAGTCAGCATTGCTAGCTCTGCTGGACTTACCGGGGTCAACGGACTGGCAG aCTACTGTGCAAGTAAATTTGCTGCAGTCGGCTTTGCAGAGTCCGTGGCCCTGGAGCTACATGCGTCTGGCTGTGATGGAGTGAAGACCACCATAGTCTGCCCCTTCTTCATCAACACTGGAATGTTCGACGGAGCTTATACAAA GTGGCCCAGTCTGCTGCCTATTCTGGAACCGGAATACGCGTGTAGGAAGATTATAGATGCCGTTCGGAGAGATCAAGTGTATCTGTGCATCCCTCGCTTCATATATGTAATCTTAGCCTTGAAGAG tatttTGCCCACTAAACTGGGTGTGCTACTTGGGACCTACATGGGATCGTTTGACTTCATGGCACAGTTTAAGGGCCACCAGACGAAGAGTGACTGA